ttctcaattgtacacatacatcagtccgTTTTATCGTTATTTTCACaagattattttacacagtaaaaaatacgtgacttttaatatctgtttaatctgataattaatgcaaaacaataacaatggctactcgtagacagataatgatttatgctgcagatctttcacaaaacaaataaccagataaaaacacacatgaatgcaaacagcgatcttttatttaaggcaaacctaccataattatactacgtttaattgtacagttagttataaattatgttatcaaataaagttaataaaacgctttatcagaaatctctgtgcgtcttgtttgacagtcagaaacaattatcttacataacagaacaaaaccagctcttcgaaaatgaaaagtattgcatatttgagaggtttctgtttgaaaaaagaaatccatGTGGACCTGAACTGACGCTGATccacataatcaacagaagaataaagcaatctccgcgttgtatcttgatgaatttccacacagaggtacgcaaaatatagggaggatgtttccccatgtttttgatataccactatgggctgttaaatttgaaaatctttaattatatacatctagccaagtttcatatgtaagtttcccttacagtcaatgcgagcgtcgcaagaccggaaataagtacgcacacactcgcgtcgctgaagctcaccggcgccatcttgtgcacctagcccatatGGCCATACATGTCAGATCCGTAAGTCTTCATCCACTAATCCGGAAAaccaaataaattcaaatttcatGTCCACGACAACCACCTAGCGGAGTATCATTTTAAAACGCATTTTTATTTCGGATATTTTGGACCGTATTGCCTGCCGTACTGAAAGCGTCCGTAGCAGCCATAGTGATGTTAACAACAAGCATGCATTAACTTCACATCGAAACTGATTTTAGTGCAGCGAGGGAGGTTTGGTGGGATTGAAATGTTTTCCAGGGTGTTAATGGTGTGGAAATGACCTCAGACAACCCTTCTGTTTTTCTTCTCATGGTTAATGGGCAAATCGAAGCAGCCGATGTAAGTTAACATTGATTTTTAGAAGATGCGTATAATGTAGTAAACTGTGTGCAAAGCCTGTTATTAAAGTGAGTTAATAGGATAACTTACATGTCGTATTTTGCCTAAAGTTCCCAGAATATGATGATCTTTACTGCAAGTATTGCTTCGTTTATGGGCACGACTGGGCGCCCACATCAGTGAGTGACGTCAACCTGCTGCACTTCACTTTGTCTTACAGTAGAtcaggacacaaacacacacacacacacctaatattaaaagtatatttaattatgtttattaacGTTTGGCTGTCCCTGCTCTCCACTGTTAATATATAGGCTATAGACTTTAGTATTCTTATATATTCCACAGTAGTAAGTTTGTATCTGTTTCCCACAACCTGAAGGGCTTGGAAGAGGGAATTTCTCAAATAACTTCTAAAGGTAGAGGATCTCGGAGTTTGGTGTGGAACTTCCCACTGGACATCTCGTTCAAAAGCACGAACCCATTTGGCTGTAAGTGAACCACGTGTGATTGAGATTCTGTGGGTTTTAAAGGTAATTTAAGtactaaaaaaaagtgtatttaaaaaaggAGCAGAAAATCTTAAATTCATGaagttgaattaatgaattaaaaagtgcctccagcactgcaaaaaaatatatatattaaaaaaaaagttatatatatatatatccctcagTACGTTTGTCTTGTTTACCAACATATATTTACAGTCAGAGAACATTGACATACTCTGGTCCCtttaatttattccttaaatttatttacttggtcttaaaaaggtagtacaaatgtattaaatttaccattataaaacctgcagaaaccctgatcTGATGAATGAAAATTATTCTGAAGATTGTAATGCAGCTTAATAGTTGTGCCCACTGTTTCTAAGTATCCatctatctttttattttattttattttttcttcagggCCCCAGATTGTGGTCAGTGTGTATGGCCCTGACACTTTTGGAAATGATGTTGTGAGAGGTTATGGAGCCATACACATCCCGTTTATACCTGGAAAGTGAGTTACTCTAAGATTGTGTTGTCATAATGCAAGCTTAAACAATTACATGTGAATCCTCTCTGTCCAGACACACCAAGACCATCCCTATGTTCGTTCCTGAGTCTACATCAAGACTTCAGAAGTTCACAAGGTTGTAACTCATTTCTCATAATTAATCCAATGTCTCCTCATTCATTTGAAGTCACATGTAGACATAGAGCAGAGCATTAAAGTTACCCGATTTATAATTCAGCAGCTTTGGGATATGATCTGAATATAATTTGCTGTTGCCCTTCCCTTTTGTTCTCAAGAATTAAGGTACACTGtaacttaacatttatttttttatcagactctatcccttggtttcacagacagggcttaagatagtcccagactaaaatacATGTTTGAGCCGTCTCAACTGAAAGTATCTTGCTCTGAGACATCTTCAAATAAGTCAGTCATTGTTCTGTGTCAAGATGCACACCTGTAATGTTTTGTTCTAAGGCATTTTTGTAAAAGTTGCTTAAATCTCTTAATTTAACTCAAGCCTAGTTCTGGCTTAAGATAAATCCCATTCGTGAAACCGGGCCTATATCTAACATGTATCTGGTACTCAGCTGGCTGATGGGACGGCGTCCAGAATTTACAGATCCCAAGGTTGTTGCCCAAGGAGATGGAAGAGAAGGTAAGATTTTTTTCTAAAACCCTTGTATCAAAATGAAATATGACATTTCAGTGAATGTAGGGCCTCAGAAATTGTTCTTCTGCAGTCAAGTGTATTTATAAGCCATAACTGATGCAATGGTGTCTGTTTGCAGTGACGAGGGTGTGCTCACAAGGTTTTGTTACACTACAGTTCAACATTGTGACTAAAGACATGAAGAAACTGGGTTATGAAACAACATCAGAGCATTCAACTGCTACAGGACTGACAAAGACATCTCAAAAGCTCTAATAACCACTTTCAGATTATTCTTGTAATCTTGATCTGCTTTCATGTCACTTTCATAGTCACTTTATAGCTATACAAATGTGATAACTAAACTGATCTTGTGCATTTATAGaagttttttgtgcatttttgcttTGCATAATCTGAATTCCATCTTTGCCCATTTTAAACCTAGACGCTAAATATTATAAATCTTTGCCCAGGGTCTTTATATTGAATTAAAACCACAAGAACATTAAAGATgactgaaataaacaaacaactgaaatgaaatgtgaaaaagtaagcttattttatttcagctaattgccaaggcaacattttttaactttactaaaataaaaagaaacatgttACTCAACAAACTAACGAAAAtcatgaaaacacaacaaaattaccaaaactaTGAAATGGGAAAACagaattcaaaatatcaataaaaactatGGTTGCAAAAATCCGATTTGAAATAAGTTAATGTTTgcatactctgtgtgtgtgtgtgtgtacggtgtaTACTTacgaatatataaatacacatgtataTAAGAAGGGAAAATGTTAGgtaaagtatttatatataaaatatatacacattatatataaaatgttatttatatacatacacaataaatatacacagcacacacatatatagtatgtgaacaaacttttattttgaatgcgattcaGGATTAATCGTTTCGCAGCCCtaataaaaacagtatcataatgatgctaaaataacactggctctGGCGCCACAATAAGATGTGATGTCTGTGTTTACTGACAGCATGAATAGACGGATCAAAAGTCATTGatacaatttatttgttttaccgCTGCAGCTACAGGTCCTTTATCACTTGCTGCTGTTTAGATGGCAATAAAACATCTCACTCCTCCTGTGACTCTCCTACAAAACCATTACACGACAATATGTTACAATAGAACAgatgataaattatattatacagtCATAATGCCAACAAGTTGAGCACATATCCATAAAAGCAGCCTGCTCCCAGTAATATGAGACAGTTTTGTAAATACACAGACACTATAATATGGAAAAATAAAAGGTTGTTATGCATGTTCACATGGTTAGTCCTCCACAATAAATGCATAATGAGTACATAATAACAGAAGAACAGGTGATACATGGTAACAGCCAAAGAAAATGGTCGAGACGAATGAGTTAGATATCATATGGATTCAAAAGTAAAACTAGTCTTGCATAATCAAATACAGTGATGTTCACTAGCAGGGAGTCTTGTTTAGCAGAATCAGTGCCTGCCTTAACCATCACGGCCATCAAGAGTGCATTGCATACATCTTAAAGCTTTCTTagccacccccaccccccaaaatgCCTGAGTATGCCTGCAGATTATTGACCATAACACCCAGGCTCTGCTACAAGACTGCACTATAGCAGTACTACT
The nucleotide sequence above comes from Carassius gibelio isolate Cgi1373 ecotype wild population from Czech Republic chromosome B3, carGib1.2-hapl.c, whole genome shotgun sequence. Encoded proteins:
- the b9d1 gene encoding B9 domain-containing protein 1 yields the protein MTSDNPSVFLLMVNGQIEAADFPEYDDLYCKYCFVYGHDWAPTSGLEEGISQITSKGRGSRSLVWNFPLDISFKSTNPFGWPQIVVSVYGPDTFGNDVVRGYGAIHIPFIPGKHTKTIPMFVPESTSRLQKFTSWLMGRRPEFTDPKVVAQGDGREVTRVCSQGFVTLQFNIVTKDMKKLGYETTSEHSTATGLTKTSQKL